A region from the Dendropsophus ebraccatus isolate aDenEbr1 chromosome 1, aDenEbr1.pat, whole genome shotgun sequence genome encodes:
- the MAP1A gene encoding microtubule-associated protein 1A: MDGVSEFADYVSETVDVPSPFDLLEPPNSGGFLKLSKPCCYIFPGGRGDSALFAVNGFNILIDGGSERKSCFWKLVRHLDRIDSILLTHIGADNLPGINGLLQRKIAEQDEEQSQGSTAYSDWMKNLISPELGVVFFNVPDKLKMPESSMKVKRSIEEACLTLQYLNKLGIKSEPLYRVVSNTIEPITLFHKMGVGRLDMYVLNPVKDSKEMQFLMQKWAGNSKAKTGIILPNGKEGEISVPYLTSITALVVWLPASPTEKIVRVLFPGNAPQNKILEGLEKLKHLDFLRYPVATQKDIASGVPPSTGKHTKIKQRADSKESLKSSTRPSTGKPSKREDISEEITKDVKPEILRETKPERKLKEATDKHIEKPLKAEKVKTEAIDSAKLEKRKLLKEKTGKKFIKEKISKLDEKKDKEKKEIKKEKIDLKKENIKKEEKKDAKKEERKKEVKPEAKRLLTKPDLRPFTPEVRKTLHKAKVPGKIRTEKVKSKLEKDVTAEKVSHVQVQKVEKLPEIADLAEQRSVMSSPEDLTKDFEELKYENTLEESNKKEDDITLSEQDTIEERPSDMLVIQNQFKDEIMLDEITSNKKSPLESPDEGITTTDVEGDSQHEEKPMYQADETAEMVDEGAAMEEPAEIAEFEDEMHTEEETTPDADKERVSNRNKFSSMPTLDIQDLEIDEDKENELDEKGILDRKQKEEIVTQDEDDPLCRKSEDERETEKNTEVVEKADVEEMEEYSEELRDDLKYKDNDYTKNLTKQQEDVSYNFTVPLQKDTDLNINKDISKEPSYLAGAPVSSATAAEHISYIQDETMPGYSETEQTISDEEIHDEQEERIPHLQYDVGSYDISVPDHPGSFEAIHGIKAISSSEVATKGYVMQDIVGYSTNIVAAPLAEEEHVSSATSITECDKLSSFATSVAEDQSVASITAPKTEETGKSSLLLDTANSIPSSHTEATQGIEYLPSAGTISPTSSLEEDKCFKSPPPEVFQSLMVSGKDHLSGPTQDEEELDYETTNIETPGKKHYSSLLFSEHEGSDMQYGYSTDMKISPVISGSEMHKVDSNYGESEERCLSPDDSTVKMASPTQSGPTSTGHTPSHQSPIEDRFEATQAELFEAADILRDETQVSYESSLDSKEHLDKPITPKEEPFGTSVQVSEEEGKVNVEASYTDDLDFAPVTKEMIETKGERISERNIDDYERYMDSEKNDFSKDAVFSMSSEPYMQLEDLVSSKKVSHEDLLSTHKETDADALESRLPKQMSPAYGDYSGIIEQSPEKDDASTESSSQDIFLGDAKSLSFTEQGKEDDTSLQMSLIEQSPIVNETYQGSPTKETYLDDESPFQLKDQTQKEDNICSSDISDERVDPLLSMKESFGEDQKHLEAADTRFQDNTQSFKTLESGGDKQRISEVHSEESSAAKTHTFHSDGQLQQKDEKSLVISSSSPDDSESFSFADHSPLRGDQIEITTTEKKELCPFQEQHKDFQHTEFSLDYATSAKGVLEKKEPSVESDDYIDHEKSHETENIYMKQMTCEKRVWFPEEHFAEKHKESQSLPKETYKLRYTEEGESTFLDDTLDCEEQSREQSSLNVDVVIQETAIKSDIDVLDTEYAHFQEEKHGHESLDFSDVSKVQFQESISQIDASYHSQEANILERFPYVTTTSSDALGNQQHEDSVPTVFTKSDTECAREKLEHVEKGCEEHESEEDEYPYSQTAHDLPVSSYLSDAIDKKCDLKLGEEMMNVFEKYEHPEVIEPITTYSIQVEEHHDTQEKSPMQTSADSYMYQEQDKLKYKDSDYCKEGKEQEYVETSYSEISYPKENMNFSFGEYTDDHKEDIFSKRDKKGSPGLLDTGLNSFGLYSQEKESHGETHKGKAEEREPTPYPNDKSFQYADIYEKIATSGVEHIIEEVEPSSASYLHNEKDEISTLDTDTSKHELYSQISSKEEESHLYTSTEKELSSPASPKDKGESAVFQYTERQEHSLGSSDSSKKTSSLFAEETEKSHVEESYEKTQTEKEGHIFSQDTDLSSEPDTVEHEHHDKSSYLHAHHDDDEYDDEDEDDEDDEDNISSASQNISQAESRLPDMKDSYYEKTEVLEENASDSELEKGANEKSEKETKCPADLGSLHGTYTYGQEKENNLSHFGVQSEVKDVDNKHYNVHTEMKTSGLSGAQALDSTEYSFYQDNQEEDTDYTYSPFLLKSEATKDTHATSQAEYQQLQPSCEYQVLESHTLSSKEKQPFSGFSEHEVTASAREYSTEAFSVIGKNTGESYMVYQESLSFADSKELGRDAFNVSHSSMGQDEYLEVSERASEVSSSLTRFSLLGPQEDTLYSKMSAQQCTETDYKREDSQSVSETSSEASTPVKRDTADGFYTQMVTGYAAEAEPAVRNLWDVSPLVPAEATKLSDEKDVTEDRGSACSYDMDDCTLPCRIECTKTSCTSKTDIVKETVTVHQDISQRESAEAGYSPSNVLTSFPPHQQEEPSTANGPTEINNVPELFQHSQYGVEKQFYSSDVKEEKSSPDSDGESPYSEEDAEKPNRPSSLMSPEHTFQPYFSDAQRGRGSEDHGDATHEVETCMSTSSEYEHKLSSSEYMHRKGELSPSFINPSPLDLSDDSDVSQDEGHPSVKGRTHHVKKRYVEGGTVDETPPTSVSDSGSSQSDSDVPPETEECPSITADAAMDSDEDADFLPVDKAMGNSHHSSSRQGHDPHPTPMMDPYPHPPHPDVCMVDPEMLVNELNPIKGDKVLKKDLKDKTKGLRKPLSKPKSTSPARKLEPKGKRSPTLSKQTSRETTEKSLKNATKESTEKSLKTRSTLQMHSSREDKDDTSKSSNPGKLVNGVKLTGSSSSKASSTTPPGPPVYVDLAYIPNHCNGKNTDLEFFKRVRAAYYVVSGNDAANGEPSRTVLDALLEGKSQWGENLQVTLIPTHDTEVTREWYQQTHEKQQELNIMVLASSSTVVMQDESFPACKIEF, translated from the exons ATGGATGGGGTTTCAGAATTTGCAGACTATGTCTCAGAGACTGTTGATGTTCCTTCTCCTTTTGATCTCTTGGAGCCACCAAATTCAGGTGGATTTTTGAAGTTGTCAAAGCCATGTTGTTATATATTTCCTGGAGGAAGGGGAGACTCTGCCCTTTTTGCTGTCAATGGATTTAATATTCTGATCGATGGTGGCTCAGAAAGAAAATCCTGTTTTTGGAAGTTGGTTCGGCATTTGGATAGAATTGATTCCATATTGCTCACACATATTGGAGCAGATAATCTGCCTGGAATAAATGGACTTCTTCAAAGAAAGATAGCTGAGCAAGATGAAGAACAATCTCAGGGCTCCACTGCATATAGTGACTGGATGAAAAACTTAATATCTCCAGAACTGGGGGTAGTGTTTTTTAATGTTCCAGATAAACTCAAAATGCCTGAGTCTAGTATGAAGGTAAAAAGAAGTATTGAAGAAGCTTGTCTGACGTTACAGTACTTAAATAAGCTAGGAATTAAATCTGAACCTTTATATAGGGTAGTTAGTAACACAATTGAGCCCATAACATTATTTCATAAAATGGGCGTTGGCAGACTGGATATGTATGTCCTGAACCCGGTAAAAGACAGCAAAGAAATGCAGTTCTTGATGCAGAAATGGGCTGGTAACAGCAAAGCAAAAACTGGTATTATTCTACCCAATGGAAAAGAGGGTGAAATTTCAGTACCATACCTTACATCTATCACTGCCCTTGTTGTTTGGCTACCTGCTAGCCCAACAGAAAAAATAGTGCGTGTTTTGTTTCCTGGAAATGCTCCACAAAATAAGATTTTAGAAGGTCTAGAAAAGCTGAAGCATTTAGATTTCCTAAGATATCCAGTAGCAACACAAAAAGATATAgccagtggtgtcccaccatctACTGGTAAGcacacaaaaataaaacaaagggcTGACAGCAAGGAAAGTCTCAAGTCCTCCACACGGCCAAGCACAGGGAAGCCAAGCAAAAGAGAAGACATTTCTGAAGAAATCACTAAAGATGTTAAACCAGAGATTTTAAGGGAGACAAAACCTGAGAGGAAACTCAAGGAAGCAACAGACAAACACATTGAAAAACCTTTAAAAGCTGAAAAGGTCAAAACAGAAGCCATTGATTCTGCTAAATTAGAAAAGAGGAAACTTTTGAAGGAAAAGACAGGCAAAAAATTCATCAAGGAAAAGATTTCTAAACTTGATGAGAAGAAagataaagaaaagaaagaaataaagaaagaaaagatagatctaaagaaagaaaatattaaaaaggaagaaaagaaagaCGCGAAGAAGGAAGAGAGGAAAAAGGAAGTCAAACCTGAAGCTAAGAGACTACTAACAAAACCTGACTTGCGACCATTCACACCTGAAGTAAGAAAAACATTACACAAAGCAAAAGTTCCAGGAAAAATCAGAACTGAAAAAGTTAAAAGCAAACTTGAAAAAGATGTCACGGCTGAAAAAGTAAGTCACGTACAAGTCCAAAAAGTTGAAAAGTTACCAGAAATTGCTGATTTGGCAGAACAAAGGTCAGTTATGTCATCTCCTGAAGACCTAACCAAAGACTTTGAGGAGTTAAAATACGAAAACACCCTAGAAGAATCCAATAAAAAGGAAGATGACATCACTCTTTCAGAACAAGACACTATTGAAGAAAGACCATCAGATATGTTAGTCATTCAAAACCAGTTCAAAGATGAAATCATGTTAGATGAAATAACATCAAATAAGAAAAGTCCTCTTGAATCCCCAGATGAAGGTATCACGACCACTGATGTGGAGGGAGATTCACAACATGAAGAGAAACCAATGTATCAAGCAGATGAAACAGCTGAAATGGTAGATGAAGGTGCCGCAATGGAGGAACCTGCTGAGATTGCAGAATTTGAAGACGAGATGCATACAGAAGAAGAAACCACCCCAGATGCTGACAAAGAGAGAGTATCTAACAGAAACAAGTTTTCATCAATGCCAACTTTAGATATCCAAGACTTAGAGATAGATGAAGATAAAGAAAATGAACTGGATGAAAAGGGAATATTAGATAGAAAGCAAAAAGAAGAAATAGTCACACAAGATGAAGATGACCCTCTCTGTAGAAAGTCAGAAGATGAAAGAGAAACAGAGAAAAATACAGAAGTGGTGGAAAAAGCAGATGTAGAAGAAATGGAAGAATATTCAGAAGAACTCAGAGATGATCTCAAGTATAAGGACAATGACTATACAAAGAACTTGACTAAACAGCAGGAAGACGTGTCCTACAATTTTACAGTACCATTGCAAAAAGATACGGATTTAAACATAAACAAAGATATATCCAAGGAGCCCTCATACTTAGCAGGTGCCCCCGTATCATctgcaactgctgcagaacacatATCATACATCCAAGATGAAACAATGCCAGGGTATTCAGAGACAGAACAAACAATTTCTGATGAGGAAATACACGATGAACAGGAAGAAAGGATTCCTCATTTACAGTATGATGTAGGCAGTTATGATATTTCTGTCCCAGACCATCCTGGATCATTTGAGGCAATACATGGCATCAAAGCAATTTCATCTTCTGAGGTTGCTACAAAAGGCTATGTTATGCAAGACATAGTCGGTTATTCTACAAATATTGTTGCTGCTCCTCTAGCAGAAGAGGAACATGTTTCCTCTGCGACATCTATAACCGAATGTGATAAACTATCTTCTTTTGCCACATCTGTTGCAGAAGATCAGTCTGTGGCATCTATTACTGCACCAAAAACTGAAGAGACTGGAAAAAGCTCACTACTACTTGATACTGCAAACAGCATTCCCTCTTCTCACACAGAGGCCACCCAGGGTATAGAGTATTTGCCATCTGCTGGCACAATATCACCTACTTCCTCTTTAGAAGAAGACAAATGTTTTAAATCCCCACCTCCAGAAGTTTTTCAATCTTTGATGGTTTCTGGAAAAGACCATCTGAGTGGCCCCACACAGGATGAAGAAGAACTTGATTATGAGACGACAAATATTGAGACACCTGGTAAAAAACATTATAGTTCTCTATTATTTTCTGAACACGAAGGTAGTGATATGCAATATGGTTACAGTACAGATATGAAGATATCTCCAGTTATTTCTGGTAGTGAAATGCACAAAGTGGATTCGAACTATGGAGAATCTGAGGAAAGATGCTTAAGTCCTGATGACAGCACTGTAAAAATGGCGTCTCCAACTCAGTCAGGCCCTACAAGCACGGGGCACACACCATCTCACCAGTCCCCTATAGAGGACAGATTTGAAGCTACACAGGCAGAACTTTTTGAAGCAGCAGATATACTTAGAGATGAAACACAAGTATCATACGAGTCATCTTTAGATAGTAAAGAACACCTAGATAAACCGATCACACCAAAAGAGGAGCCTTTtggaacttcagtgcaagtttCTGAAGAAGAAGGCAAAGTAAATGTAGAGGCATCATACACAGATGATTTAGATTTTGCACCAGTCACCAAAGAAATGATTGAAACCAAGGGAGAAAGAATTTCTGAGAGAAATATTGATGATTACGAGCGATATATGGACAGTGAAAAGAATGATTTCTCTAAAGATGCAGTTTTTTCAATGAGTTCCGAGCCATATATGCAACTTGAGGATTTAGTTTCATCTAAGAAAGTCTCTCATGAAGATTTATTATCCACTCATAAAGAAACAGATGCTGATGCACTTGAGTCAAGATTACCTAAACAAATGTCACCAGCTTATGGCGATTATTCTGGAATCATAGAGCAGAGTCCTGAAAAAGATGATGCGTCAACTGAGAGCTCCAGCCAAGACATTTTCCTGGGAGATGCAAAGTCACTTTCTTTTACAGAACAAGGGAAAGAAGATGATACATCTTTACAGATGTCTTTGATAGAACAAAGTCCAATTGTAAATGAAACTTATCAAGGAAGCCCCACTAAGGAGACATATTTAGATGATGAAAGTCCTTTTCAGTTGAAAGACCAGACTCAAAAGGAAGACAATATATGTTCATCTGATATATCTGATGAACGGGTGGATCCTTTGCTGTCCATGAAGGAAAGCTTTGGTGAGGATCAAAAACATCTGGAGGCAGCTGATACTCGTTTTCAAGATAATACTCAATCCTTCAAGACACTGGAATCTGGAGGTGATAAACAAAGAATTTCAGAAGTCCATTCAGAGGAGTCATCAGCAGCAAAGACACATACATTTCACTCTGATGGTCAACTCCAGCAAAAAGACGAAAAATCTCTTGTAATCTCCTCCTCAAGCCCTGATGACTCAGAGTCATTCTCCTTTGCAGATCACAGCCCTCTTAGAGGTGATCAAATTGAAATAACaactacagaaaaaaaagaattgtgtCCTTTTCAGGAGCAACACAAGGATTTCCAGCATACTGAGTTCTCTCTTGACTATGCAACATCGGCAAAAGGGGTATTAGAAAAGAAAGAACCCTCTGTTGAATCTGATGATTACATTGATCATGAGAAATCCCATGAAACTGAAAACATTTATATGAAACAGATGACCTGTGAAAAGAGAGTATGGTTCCCAGAAGAGCACTTTGCAGAGAAACACAAAGAATCTCAGTCCTTACCAAAAGAAACGTATAAACTTCGGTATACTGAAGAAGGAGAGAGCACATTTCTTGATGATACACTTGATTGTGAAGAACAGTCAAGAGAGCAATCTTCTTTGAACGTAGATGTTGTAATCCAGGAAACAGCTATTAAATCAGATATTGATGTATTAGATACAGAGTATGCACATTTTCAAGAGGAAAAGCATGGCCACGAATCATTAGACTTTTCAGACGTAAGCAAAGTTCAATTTCAAGAGTCCATTTCACAAATAGATGCTTCATATCATTCTCAGGAAGCAAATATTTTAGAGAGATTTCCCTATGTAACAACAACTTCATCTGACGCACTAGGAAATCAACAACATGAAGATAGTGTCCCCACAGTCTTTACGAAGAGTGATACAGAATGTGCACGAGAGAAACTAGAACACGTGGAAAAAGGTTGTGAAGAGCATGAATCAGAAGAAGATGAATATCCATATTCACAAACTGCTCATGACCTTCCTGTTTCTTCCTATCTAAGTGATGCCATAGACAAAAAATGTGACCTTAAACTTGGGGAAGAAATGATGAATGTATTTGAGAAATATGAACATCCTGAAGTGATTGAGCCAATAACAACATATAGCATTCAGGTGGAAGAACACCATGACACACAAGAAAAGTCGCCTATGCAaacatctgcagatagctatatGTATCAAGAACAAGACAAACTGAAATACAAAGACAGTGATTATTGTAAAGAAGGTAAAGAGCAGGAATATGTTGAAACGTCATACAGTGAGATCTCATATCCTAAAGAAAACATGAACTTTAGTTTTGGAGAATATACAGATGACCATAAAGAAGATATTTTCTCTAAACGGGACAAAAAAGGTTCCCCAGGTCTACTGGATACTGGCTTAAATTCCTTTGGGTTATATTCTCAAGAAAAGGAATCACATGGTGAAACACACAAAGGAAAGGCAGAAGAAAGGGAACCAACCCCTTATCCAAATGACAAGTCTTTTCAGTATGCTGACATATATGAGAAGATAGCCACTTCTGGTGTTGAACATATCATAGAAGAGGTAGAGCCCAGTAGTGCTAGTTATCTACACAATGAGAAGGATGAGATATCAACTttggacacagacacatccaaaCATGAATTATACAGTCAAATCTCTTCAAAAGAAGAGGAATCCCACTTGTATACCTCAACGGAAAAGGAACTCTCTTCACCAGCATCCCCAAAAGATAAAGGAGAGAGTGCAGTTTTTCAATATACAGAAAGGCAGGAACATTCCTTGGGAAGTTCTGATAGCAGCAAGAAGACAAGTAGTTTATTTGCTGAAGAAACTGAAAAATCCCATGTAGAAGAATCAtatgaaaaaacacaaacagaaaaAGAGGGTCATATCTTTTCACAAGACACAGACCTGTCGTCAGAACCAGATACTGTGGAGCATGAACACCATGACAAATCTTCCTACCTTCATGCACATCACGATGATGATGaatatgatgatgaggatgaggatgacgaGGATGATGAAGATAATATTAGCTCAGCTAGTCAGAATATTAGCCAAGCCGAATCACGACTTCCTGACATGAAAGACTCATATTATGAGAAAACAGAAGTATTGGAAGAAAATGCAAGTGATTCTGAACTCGAAAAAGGAGCAAACGAAAAATctgaaaaagagactaaatgcccTGCAGATCTTGGTAGCTTACATGGAACATACACATATGGCCAAGAAAAGGAGAACAACCTATCTCACTTTGGGGTTCAATCAGAAGTAAAAGACGTAGATAATAAACACTATAATGTCCACACTGAGATGAAAACttcagggctaagtggtgctcaGGCTCTCGACTCAACAGAATATAGTTTCTATCAAGATAATCAAGAAGAAGATACTGACTACACATATTCTCCTTTTCTGTTAAAAAGTGAGGCTACAAAAGATACACATGCAACGTCTCAAGCAGAATACCAACAATTACAACCCAGTTGTGAATATCAGGTATTAGAAAGCCATACCCTCAGTAGTAAGGAGAAGCAACCTTTCTCGGGTTTCTCAGAACATGAGGTTACTGCCTCAGCAAGAGAATATTCCACTGAAGCATTTTCAGTCATAGGAAAGAACACCGGAGAGTCATACATGGTTTACCAGGAATCATTGTCCTTTGCAGATTCTAAAGAATTAGGTAGGGATGCTTTCAATGTATCACATTCCTCAATGGGTCAGGATGAGTACTTGGAGGTCTCGGAAAGAGCTTCTGAAGTAAGTTCATCTCTTACCAGATTTTCACTCCTCGGTCCTCAGGAAGATACCTTGTATTCTAAGATGTCTGCTCAACAGTGTACTGAAACAGACTACAAGAGAGAAGACTCTCAAAGTGTGTCCGAGACATCATCTGAAGCTAGCACGCCAGTGAAAAGGGACACTGCTGATGGCTTTTATACTCAAATGGTCACTGGCTATGCAGCAGAAGCAGAACCAGCTGTAAGGAATTTATGGGATGTATCACCTCTTGTTCCTGCTGAGGCTACCAAGCTTTCTGATGAAAAAGATGTTACTGAGGATCGGGGATCTGCATGTTCCTACGACATGGACGATTGTACCTTACCTTGTAGAATTGAATGTACCAAAACCTCTTGCACATCAAAAACCGATATTGTGAAAGAAACCGTCACTGTCCATCAGGATATTTCTCAGAGAGAGAGTGCAGAAGCTGGGTATTCACCATCAAATGTCCTTACATCATTTCCACCCCATCAACAAGAAGAACCCTCAACAGCAAATGGCCCTACAGAAATTAACAATGTCCCCGAGTTATTCCAACATTCACAATATGGTGTTGAAAAACAGTTTTACTCTTCGGACGTAAAAGAAGAAAAGTCATCGCCAGATTCAGATGGAGAATCTCCATACTCTGAGGAAGATGCAGAAAAACCTAACCGGCCTTCTTCTCTCATGTCTCCTGAGCACACATTTCAGCCTTATTTTTCTGATGCACAGAGAGGTAGAGGGTCTGAAGATCATGGAGATGCTACTCATGAAGTTGAGACATGTATGAGTACATCAAGTGAGTATGAGCACAAATTATCTTCATCAGAATATATGCACAGGAAGGGGGAACTTTCTCCATCATTCATTAATCCTAGTCCTCTTGACCTTTCGGATGACAGTGATGTTTCACAAGATGAGGGCCATCCTTCAGTCAAAGGAAGAACCCATCATGTAAAAAAACGCTATGTCGAGGGTGGTACAGTTGATGAGACACCTCCAACATCTGTTAGTGATTCAGGATCATCTCAGTCAGACTCAGATGTTCCACCAGAAACAGAAGAATGCCCATCTATTACAGCTGATGCCGCAATGGACTCTGATGAAGATGCAGACTTTCTTCCTGTAGATAAAGCAATGGGAAACTCTCATCATAGCAGTTCAAGGCAAGGCCATGATCCACATCCAACGCCAATGATGGATCCCTATCCTCATCCCCCTCATCCAGATGTTTGCATGGTAGATCCTGAAATGCTAGTCAATGAATTAAATCCTATAAAAGGTGACAAAGTACTTAAAAAAGATCTAAAGGACAAAACTAAAGGTCTAAGGAAGCCGTTAAGTAAACCAAAATCAACCTCTCCAGCTAGAAAACTAGAACCTAAGGGAAAACGTTCTCCGACACTATCTAAACAGACATCGCGGGAGACTACAGAAAAATCGCTAAAAAATGCAACAAAGGAAAGCACAGAAAAATCTCTGAAGactagaagtacattacaaatgcaTTCTTCAAGAGAAGACAAAGACGATACATCTAAAAGCAGTAATCCAGGCAAACTGGTGAATGGTGTCAAACTAACAG GATCAAGCAGCTCTAAAGCCAGTTCTACTACTCCGCCTGGCCCACCTGTGTACGTGGATTTGGCATATATCCCTAATCATTGCAATGGCAAAAATACGGATCTGGAGTTCTTCAAGAGAGTTCGCGCAGCATATTATGTAGTTAGTGGAAACGATGCAGCCAATGGGGAACCTAGCCGAACTGTACTGGATGCACTTTTGGAAGGAAAGTCCCAATGGGGAGAAAACTTGCAA GTGACATTAATCCCAACACATGACACAGAGGTGACGCGTGAATGGTATCAACAGACCCATGAGAAACAGCAAGAACTTAATATAATGGTGTTAGCTAGCAGCAGTACTGTAGTGATGCAAGACGAATCTTTTCCAGCATGCAAAATAGAGTTCTAA